The genomic stretch TTTGAAAACGCGACCGGACAGAAAATCGTCCTCCAATCCCGCGCCCTTCCCACCCTCACCGCGCGCCTCTACGGGGGCATCCGGGGCGACATCGGGGACAAGCCCTCCATTTTCGCCATCCTCCAATCGAACTTCTACCAGGAACTTTTCGACGCCAGCACCCCCGCCGCCTTCCGCAAGGGGCGGATCACCGTCGCCGTCGCCCAGCAGAACTTCTATATCACGACGACCAAGGAGCTGAACGCCCTCCGCCTCGCCTTCTACCAGGCCCTCGCCGCCCGGGAAAACGTCGCCGTCCAGCAATCGATCCGCACCCGCCTCCAGGCCAACCTCACCCTCCAGCAGCAGGCCGCCGCCGTCGGCCGTGTAGGCAAGCAGGAGGTCGACACCGCCTCCCTCCGCCTCGCCGAGATCGAGCCGACCCTCTCGATTGCCAAGGGCGATTATCGCCAAGCCCGCATCGAACTCGCCACCCACATGGGCCGCGACCTCGATGCCGACTCGACCGAGGCCGCCCTCCCCGGCCGCTCCGACCTCGACTCGGGCCTTCCCCTGCCGAAGGGAACGCTCGAATCGGTCACCTTCCGGATCGATTACCAGGCCGAGACCGACTACGCCCTCGCCCACCGCCCCGACCTCGCCGCCCTGAAGCTCCTCATGGCCTCCTCCCAAAGCGACATCGAGATGACCCAGGGCACCCGGCTCCCCCTCGTCAGCCTCGGTGCCGGCCTCTCCTTCATTCCGCGGGGGCTCCTCAAGAAGCACACCGACGGCCTCCCCCTCACCACCCTCGGCGAGGGCATCGGGGCCAGCTGGCTGATCCTCGACGGGGGGGCCGTCCGCGGCGCGGTCGTCGACTACCAGGCCACCCGCGAAGGCTACGGCATCCTCCTGCGGCAGCTCCAAAGCGATATTCCGCGCGACCTCCGCCAGATCGCCGACTCCCTGCGAACCGCCTCCGCGATGGTCGACAGCAGCACCCTCGCCGTCGCCCTCGCCGAGGAGAACTACCGGGTCGTCGAGGCCCAGATCGCCAACGGCACCGCCGTCTCCCTCGACCTCCTCAATGCCCAGACCAATCTCCTCAACGCCCAGTACAACCGCATCAACGCTTTGCTTGAAAACAACACGGCGGTAGCCCAGTTTGACACCGTGACCGGACGCTATCTCGAATTCATCCCCCAGGAGGGCGTCCCCGATCCGACCCAAAGCAAGGAAAAAACCGCCCCGTCCGCCATCGCCAAGCCCCGCCCTTCCGGAACCTCCGCCACGCCGTAACTTTCCCCACCCCGCCGCGTCATTCCCCTACCCCTCCCCACGTCGTGAACTTCCTCCGCTCCCTCACCGCCCGGATCCCCTACTTCCGGACCCTTTCCATCGCGCTGCTGGCCGTCGTCGCCTTCTTCGCCTACTCCTACTTCTCCCGCCCCGCGGCCGAGGTCTACCGCGTCCACCGCGGCACCGCCATTGCGGCCGTCTACGGCACCGTCCGGATCGAGTGGACCTCCTCCGTCGGCGTCCGCGCCCAGAACAGCGGCTACATCCAGCTGAAGGACATCTCCCCCGGCCAGTCGTCGATCGGCCTCCACGTCCGCAAGGACCAGGTCCTCGCCACCATCGTCGACGAGGCGACCGCGCGGGAGATCAGCCAGACCAAGATCGACCTCGACGCCGCCCTCGCGAAGCAGAAGGTCGGCCCCGCCGACGCCATCGCCCTCGAGGCCTCCCGCACCAGCCTCGCCCGCACCGAGAAGCTGAACGAGCTGACCCAGCTCGCCCCCGCCCAGATGGAGGGCGCCCGCAACGACGTGAAGCGCCTGGAGGACCTCGTCAAGGGCGAGCAGATCCTCCTCGACCAGGCCGTCGAGACCAACCGCCAGAACCTGAAGAACTTCCAGGACAAGATGGCCCGCTCCCTCATCAAGTCCCCGATCGACGGCGTCCTCACCGCCATCGCCAATTCGGACAACGAGCTCGTCACCGAGGGCAACGTCGTCTTCACCATCGCCCAGCCGACCACCTACGTCAGCGGCCAGGTGAACGAGGAGGACGTCGGCCGGATCACCGACAAGCTCAAGGCCAAGCTCCGCCTCTACTCCTTCCCCGACATCGAGCTCCTCGCCAGCGTCACCTCGGTCCTCCCCTACCCCGATCCCGCCACCCAGCGCTACACCGTCATCCTCTCCCTCGACAATCCCCCGCCGAACCTCATGGCCGGCATGACCGGGGAGATGAACGTCATCATCGGCAAGCGGGAGAACTCCCTCCTCATCCCCACATCGGCGATCCGCAACGGCCGGGTCTTCGTCGTCGGTTCCGGCGGCACCGTCTCCCCGCGCAACGTGAAGTTCGGCTTCCGCAGCATGGAGACCACCGAGATCCTCGAGGGCATCCAGGAAGGAGAGAGGGTCATCGTCGCCGACCAAGACCTATTCCACCCCGGCGACCACGTCCGCGCCCTCGAGATCAACCCCGACGCCACCGGCCATTGATCCCGCCCCGCATCTGATGCCTCTCCCGACCGCCCCGCCCCCTCGCCCTTCCGCGTGAAGCCCTCCCTCTACATCGCCCTCCGCTTCACCGCCGCCCGGAAACGGTCCCTCGTCTTCAGCCTCTCCGGCGTCATCCTCGGCGTCGCCTTCTTCATCTGCACCCAGGCCCAGACGCAGGGATTCGAGAAATTCTTCATCGAGACCGTCCTCGGCACCTCCGGCGCCGTCACCGTCGGGGACCGCTTCCAGCCCCGCTACGACCCCCTCCTGAAGAAGGAGGACGGCGCCGCCGTCAGCGGCCAGCAATCCCGCAAATACTATTCCGGCGTCGACAACCCGGGCCTCGTCATCCGCTGCCTGGAATCGTACTCCTCTGTCCTCGCCGTCGCCCCCTACGTCGAGGGGAACGTCACCCTCCGGACGAACTTCAAGGAAGACGTCGTCAAGCTCCAGGGCATCGACCTCGCCGCCCAGATGCAGGCCACCACCCTCAAGGGCCAGATCATCGAGGGCGACATCGACCGCTTCAAATACCGCCCCTACGGCCTCCTCGTCGGCACCCTCCTCGCCAACAAGCTCCAGGTCCACGCGGGGGAGATCGTCTACGTCGCCGGGACCACCGGGAATCCCCGCGCCTTCACCATCGAGGGGATCTTCCAGTCGGGCATCAACGCCGTCGACCAGACCCGCGTCTACGCCCACCTCGCCACCGCGCAGAGCATCCTGAACAAGCCCTACCAGATCACCTCCATCGTCGTCCGCCTCCGCGATCCCCAACGCGCCCCCCAGATCGCCGCCCAGTTCGAGCAGCAGTTCCTCCACGTCTCCCGCAGCTGGCAGGACCGGGAGCAGGGGAACCTCGCCATCTTCCACGCCCTCCGCCTCTCCTCCGCCATCGTCGTCTCCCTCATCATCCTCCTCGCCGGCTTCGGCATCTTCAACATCCTCACCATGACGGTCCTCAACAAGGTCCGCGAGATCGCCATCCTCCGCTCCATGGGCTACCGGCGCGGCGACATCCAGGCCATCTTCCTCTTCCAGGGCCTCATCATCGCCTCGATCGGCTCCGCCGTCGGCTGCCTCATCGGGGCCGCCCTCACCTACACCATCTCCCTCATCCCCCTCCACATGCGCGGCATCATGAACACCGACCACTTCGTCGTCGCCTGGTCGTCCTCCCACTACGTCTGGGCCGTTCTCATCGCCTTCGCCTCGGTCCTCGTCGCCAGCTACTTCCCCGCCCGCCGCGCCGCCACCCTCCCGCCCGTGAACACCCTCCGCGGCTCCGGCCAATAAAACAGAGTCACGCCATGGACCTCCTCGCCGGCCACCCTCCCTGCCTCTCCGCCCGGACCCTGGAACGCTACCTCGGCGAGGAGGAATCGCGCATCCACGTCCTGCGCGGCGTCACCCTCACGCTCGATCCCGGCTCCGTCCACGCCATCGTCGGCCCCTCCGGCTGCGGGAAAAGCTCGCTCCTCTACATCCTCGGCCTCCTCGACAACCCCGACGCAGGCCACCTCGAGATCGGCGGCGTCCCCGTCCTCTCCATCGACGACAACGTCGCCTCGGCGAAGCGCAACGAGATGATCGGCTTCGTCTTCCAGTTCCACTTCCTCCTGGAGGACTTCACCGCCGCCGAGAACGTCATGATCCCGATGCGCCGCCTCGGGAAGCTCACCGAGGCCGAGATGGAGGAGCGCGCCGTCCTGCTGCTGGAGGAAGTCGGCCTCGGCGCCAAGGCGAAGCGCCCCAGCCGCCACCTCTCGGGCGGCGAACAGCAGCGCGTCGCCATCGCCCGCGCCCTCGCGAACGACCCCCTCGTCCTCCTTGC from Verrucomicrobium sp. GAS474 encodes the following:
- a CDS encoding TolC family protein, with product MKTFRERRRAAPELAFLLASFFLSFPLPAVEIATTPPPLVPATPSASAPATAVPAGTAGLTLEDCYREALRNNALIRSARAGFENATGQKIVLQSRALPTLTARLYGGIRGDIGDKPSIFAILQSNFYQELFDASTPAAFRKGRITVAVAQQNFYITTTKELNALRLAFYQALAARENVAVQQSIRTRLQANLTLQQQAAAVGRVGKQEVDTASLRLAEIEPTLSIAKGDYRQARIELATHMGRDLDADSTEAALPGRSDLDSGLPLPKGTLESVTFRIDYQAETDYALAHRPDLAALKLLMASSQSDIEMTQGTRLPLVSLGAGLSFIPRGLLKKHTDGLPLTTLGEGIGASWLILDGGAVRGAVVDYQATREGYGILLRQLQSDIPRDLRQIADSLRTASAMVDSSTLAVALAEENYRVVEAQIANGTAVSLDLLNAQTNLLNAQYNRINALLENNTAVAQFDTVTGRYLEFIPQEGVPDPTQSKEKTAPSAIAKPRPSGTSATP
- a CDS encoding efflux RND transporter periplasmic adaptor subunit, which encodes MNFLRSLTARIPYFRTLSIALLAVVAFFAYSYFSRPAAEVYRVHRGTAIAAVYGTVRIEWTSSVGVRAQNSGYIQLKDISPGQSSIGLHVRKDQVLATIVDEATAREISQTKIDLDAALAKQKVGPADAIALEASRTSLARTEKLNELTQLAPAQMEGARNDVKRLEDLVKGEQILLDQAVETNRQNLKNFQDKMARSLIKSPIDGVLTAIANSDNELVTEGNVVFTIAQPTTYVSGQVNEEDVGRITDKLKAKLRLYSFPDIELLASVTSVLPYPDPATQRYTVILSLDNPPPNLMAGMTGEMNVIIGKRENSLLIPTSAIRNGRVFVVGSGGTVSPRNVKFGFRSMETTEILEGIQEGERVIVADQDLFHPGDHVRALEINPDATGH
- a CDS encoding ABC transporter permease; the protein is MKPSLYIALRFTAARKRSLVFSLSGVILGVAFFICTQAQTQGFEKFFIETVLGTSGAVTVGDRFQPRYDPLLKKEDGAAVSGQQSRKYYSGVDNPGLVIRCLESYSSVLAVAPYVEGNVTLRTNFKEDVVKLQGIDLAAQMQATTLKGQIIEGDIDRFKYRPYGLLVGTLLANKLQVHAGEIVYVAGTTGNPRAFTIEGIFQSGINAVDQTRVYAHLATAQSILNKPYQITSIVVRLRDPQRAPQIAAQFEQQFLHVSRSWQDREQGNLAIFHALRLSSAIVVSLIILLAGFGIFNILTMTVLNKVREIAILRSMGYRRGDIQAIFLFQGLIIASIGSAVGCLIGAALTYTISLIPLHMRGIMNTDHFVVAWSSSHYVWAVLIAFASVLVASYFPARRAATLPPVNTLRGSGQ
- a CDS encoding ABC transporter ATP-binding protein, with protein sequence MDLLAGHPPCLSARTLERYLGEEESRIHVLRGVTLTLDPGSVHAIVGPSGCGKSSLLYILGLLDNPDAGHLEIGGVPVLSIDDNVASAKRNEMIGFVFQFHFLLEDFTAAENVMIPMRRLGKLTEAEMEERAVLLLEEVGLGAKAKRPSRHLSGGEQQRVAIARALANDPLVLLADEPTGNLDSLNSDRVFSLLTRVVHNRNKALLLVTHNPEIAEKCDWVHEMKDGLIVNTTRNERKG